Genomic window (Capsicum annuum cultivar UCD-10X-F1 chromosome 10, UCD10Xv1.1, whole genome shotgun sequence):
tacacaatagagtgtataactaatgcaaacattagttatacatagggtaaaaaatataccaaataagatactactaatacacattaaactaatgcatgcattaactttttaatacactctaccaaacgatcccttagtaTCTTGTTTGACACATATGTTTaacttatgtataactaatatttgtattagttatacacactATCATGTGTTGAGCTAGGTATTACTACTATCACTATCGATCTTTCATGTATTAGCAATATAAAGAAGTTCAacatacatgcattaacttaatTAATGATCAAATTACCTCTTAAATCGCTACTAGAATATTTTCCACTTCCTTTTTCATTACTTTGCCTAAGTTCTTTCTCTGTGCTTTGCCACATTCTGCATTTAAATCTCGTAATCTTGTATGAAAATTTTCCATTATGCTGCATATCATTCAATTTTTTGGAGGAACTAAAGAGGCAAAAAAAGCTACAAAATTATCAGTTCTCTAACCAAATTAAGCTTGGACTCTTatcgaaataataataataataataaaaataaaaaattattattattattattattattattattattattattattattattattattattattataatataataggTGAGTCTTCTTTCTCTTCTGTCTCTCATATTAACGATTTGAAGTTCAAATTTTGAACAATCCAACAAACAATAGACAAGGCTGCATTAGTAAAAAGTAGTTGGTTCTCCTCAGGTAGTTGGAACTCATGTTGTTCTAAAGAAGTGTAaaaggtatttttgtaaacaaataactattttaataaaaattatataagaaatgttatttttaatacatcaaaccatatagtatataaaaaataatgtcaacataactaatgcaagcaaaattgaaactaacATTACAAATACAACCATTATTAGTACACCCCATCTTATACACACTACCAAATTAACAATCCCTTTGTAAATAACTTAGACACTTAAAAATACTTTCTATAATCTTGATTATATACAAATTACTAACAAAAACACTTGTCAGATGATTTGTCAGGTATAAACTACACTCTCCAAAAGTGTGTATAATGAGAAGTCCTCTCCCAGTCTCAATTTAAGTAATAGTTGTTTGATTGAACaagaaatttatgattttttttttaaatttatgatttaaaataaattgtAGATATTTGTGCaattatagattattttattaaatattgagatgcatttaaaagttaaattattaataaattgagTGGAGTCACTACTTCTTGAGATAAGTTGATTTTTGACATTTTCGGCAAGCATACCTTTTGATGCACTAATGGGGTACAATAAATATCTACATAATCAGGTTATTTATTGCGTAATTATAGTTAAACCTATTGATAAATGATATTCATTAATCCTAATTTATGTGGCGACGTTTGATGTCTCAAAatttaacaaagaaaaataatttttgaaatttgtgatttGAAACAAATTGTGTAACATTTATGTTACTATAAGTCATCTCACTAGGAATAAATTAAAAAGGTTAAAATCGAATTATTTCTAAATGAGGGAAAACATGGTTTTTTCTATAacatactaaaaagaaaaatatgacaaTTCATTTGAAGAAAGCAAATGATTACtataaaaatgatgataatgGTTGCTATCACAAATTAAAATTTACTGACTGACATCATTTCCATTATTAATTTGAATCTAATGTATAGTTTGTCAACTTCATCTAGTTTGGGACAGTGGTCCTGGCCACCTTGGCTAGTTGGTAGTGCAGGTTTCTGTCTGATAGTATCTTTTTTAAAAGGCACAATTCTCCTTAAAAACATGTCAAACGTGCTGATATCCGTATATTTGTCCATCACAATATTTCTTTGCTaactttgtttttttctttttgttatggTTTGTGACCACTCAGGAAAATCATTGCTGAATATGGACAAGAAGTAGTGaaattatgtgaaaaaataaCGAAGATCTTGTCTATAAACCTAGGATTAAATGAGGATTGTCTACACAAAAAGTTTGGTGGAGACAATGAAAGAGGTGCATGCTTAAGGGTAAATTTTTACCCAAAATGTCCCCAGCCGGACTTAACACTCGGCCTCTCTTCCCACTCTGATCCTGGTGGCATGACCCTTCTCCTTCCCGACACTGACGTAGCCGGCCTCCAAGTCCGCCATGGCGATGACTGGATAACTGTTAAACCTGTTCCTAATGCCTTCATCGTCAACATTGGAGATCAAATTCAGGtatgtatttcttttttcataggtttaaaaaaaaaaaaagaactgggATCTCATAACATCTAATTCTCAATAATAATGACTTTATCCTATACGATAAGTTACAATAAGCAGCTCAAGCAGCTCATCGTctacatgtctgcttcaactgtgattactatattacccctaattaatttttataagtcatttacgtattaaaaaattaaaaatatttaataaaaattttaaaatagacatttatgacatgactgtttcagctgcttcTATAATCACtcataaaattaataatactccctccgccccattttacttgtcccaaattgggatgacacatcaattaagaaaaaaataataaataacatggctagtttaccaaagtacccctattaaatgatgtttacattttaatttaaagaaaatataattaatgaaaagggtaaaacatggaaagaaaaatttgtcttatcttgataagtaaaatgggacaaGTAAAATGCGACATCAACTTAgccaatttgggacgggtaaaatgggacggagggagtatttgataaaagaaatagacataaaataataaattatttttgatatttttataaatcattcaagtatcaaaaaattaataatatttaataaaaaagataaaataagaataaaataataaattattttttgatgttttaaatcaacttgacgtcttatatgagattaattgaaaaaatttcacaagtatttattataataattttactatgtcacttctagttagtaaaatagaagaaaaaatattataaatcataataattaaacatttagattattttaaaaaatataattgattagcAATGTCATAGAAGTTTGAACAAcctaaaatattgttatacaaatttcatcaatctaaatataataatatatacctaatttagaatttatcaaccaaacaaatgaaGGTTTAATTAAGAGTAAATACGTAATTACCCTCTGATCTTGTCCGAGATTtgcaaaaagacacttaaactttaaCTTAGACCTATtgccccacgattcttctttttTCGTTGCAAaacaccattttgaccctctgcgtgtatacacgcgccACAGACGCGTGAAAGGGCTtaatttgacttttttgaccaattaaaagctgtcacgtgtaaaataatttaatatataatttatattttttttataaaaataatatttattttttaaaatcatccCCCCTCTCCGCCTccttcttcttcaactcaattcaccattaaagcttccattgaagctttttatttttaaaaaaatcattcattaaagctccattttacaactaaatcatatcatttaactacccaccatttcttcttcaacacaatatcttcttcaacaccattaaagctcttaAACATAATGTCACCATTAAAACTCCTCCATTGAagcttttgtttttttaaaaaaaaaatcttattattaAAGCTcaatttttcagttaaatcatatcatttaactatctttaaaactcaattcaattataaaactctcaattcaatcataaaattattttttcaattgatttgaaaaaaaatgaacgGGGACAGAGAATGGTGACGGAGGGAGTGTTTGGGGAGATGCTGATGGGGTGGGGGTGTTGGACGGGGTGGGGGTGCTAAATGGGGGTGGGGAGTGGAGGAGAGcttctggggggggggggggggttgcgGGGTGGGGGGGGGTCGGGGAAGAGGGGGTGgtgtgttaaattaaataaaaagtaaaattttattaaaaaaatttaaaaaaatataaattaaacgtATTTGACACGTGACAGCACCTGATTGACGCGTGTATTTCACGCGTGTATTTCACTCTccttgttgtgactgagattcagcaaAAAATGGTGTGTTTACAACGGATTAAGTAAGAATCATGGGGTAATGAGTCGAATTCAAAATTTAAGTGTCTTCTTGAAAATCTCGGCCAACATCAATGGGGTAATTATATAATTActctttaatgaaataataaaattatatattaagtagaatttttaaggatcaacattAGACTGTGCTCCGTACGGTGTAAGCCTACTAATTATCTTATATATACTAACAGCGCAAAGTTTCTTTATACTTAAGTATACTTTATCTTGTTTTGTGTGATTATGTGTGGGGTGGGCGGTGGGGCTTTACAATATGTTTACTTTGACCCGATTATATTCTACAAAATAACCTTTAAAatagacacataattttgaaTATGGTTGTTTAATTTGTCTTATATTTAATATTGCATTTTACAagcttagttttttttttatgactGCATGCAGGTATTAAGCAACGCAATATACAAGAGCGTAGAGCACCGTGTGATCGTCAATTCTGCCAAAGAACGAGTATCCTTAGCGTTCTTCTACAATCCAGGAGGTGACTTATTCATTAAACCTGCAGATGAGCTCGTGACGGAAGATCGGCCCGCGTTATATTTACCGACAACGTTCAACGAGTATCGAGCTTTCATTAGAACGAAGGGACCTAGTGGAAAATCTCAAGTTGATTCACTAAAATCGCCAACATAATGTCCTTTGTAGACATCCGATAAAATTGCAAGACAAACAAAACCAGTAGTGGTCCAATCACCAAGATTGTTAGATTACCTTTTGTATGTTCTGTCGTATTTAGGAAACTACTGTATTTATATGCCAattggtttaaaaaaaaaaaacacagtaAATGCCCCGTCTTCACTTTCTTTTTTGAGATCTTGTGTATCCCTTCAATACATATAGAATGTTCTTCTAATTATAAAATTTGGGTATTAATGGTTCTTTTTGTGATAAATTGTTTACTGATGATTCGTTATCGTCACTCAACTTTCTATTTTATTGTACTaataaagttataaaattattttattaatggaaAACATCACTCACCTTTGTCCAAGTACCACGAATAAAATCACTAAACAATTTTTAGTTTAGTGATAAATTGTTTATCCCTTCAATAAATATAAAGTGTTCTTCTAATTATAAATTTGGGTATTAATTGTTCTTTTTGTGATAAATTGtttaatgatgatttattatCGTCACTCAACTTTCTATATTGTACTAATAAagttatcaaattattttattaatggaaAATATCACTTACCTTTGTCTAAGTACCACGAATAAAATCACTAAACAATTTTTTATAACCGAAAAGTTactcaatttttcctaaatcctaGAAAAAGTCATTAATACGATGAATCAAAAGATACTT
Coding sequences:
- the LOC107845999 gene encoding jasmonate-induced oxygenase 4 — its product is MSCLQSWPEPIVRVQALSESGIRQIPDRFVKQPADRPCFKETTSHVDNIPLIDFEKLKSSDESIRDETMELISKACREWGFFQVVNHGVSHELMANTRGIWRDFFHLPLEEKQKYANSPVTYEGYGSRLGVEKGGKLDWSDYFFLHYLPDPLRDEKKWPCLPITCRKIIAEYGQEVVKLCEKITKILSINLGLNEDCLHKKFGGDNERGACLRVNFYPKCPQPDLTLGLSSHSDPGGMTLLLPDTDVAGLQVRHGDDWITVKPVPNAFIVNIGDQIQVLSNAIYKSVEHRVIVNSAKERVSLAFFYNPGGDLFIKPADELVTEDRPALYLPTTFNEYRAFIRTKGPSGKSQVDSLKSPT